The genomic region TACCGCGCCCAGCCCGCCGCCGAAACCGCTCCGGCAGCCCTGGCCACCGCCGACGCCAAGTAGCCATTGGGCTGGAATACGAGGGTAGAGACGCAACATCTTGCGTCTCTACCCTCGCACCGTGACACACTAAATATCTACAAAGCAAAGGCCCGGCCGACAATGCGTCGGCCGGGCCTTTCTTGTGTGGTCCTAGAAGTCGGGTTGGCTTACCAGCCGCTGCCGCCCGAACCCCAGCCGTCGTCCTTTTTCTTGGCGGGAGCAGCTTTCTTAGCGGCCGGCGCGGCCGCTTTCTTGGTGGCCGTGGTGCCACCCGAAGCCTTGGTCTTGCTGGCGCTGGCCGAAGCAGCTACCGGAGCTGGCGTTGGCTCAGGCGCGGCGGCTACTGGTTCCGGCTCGGGCTCCGGCATAGGCGCGGCTACCACCGGATCGGGGCGGCGCACATTGCGCTTGATGTAGGGAGCCAGCGGACGGCCCCGGTAGTCAGTGGTTACACGGTGCGAAGGAGCCGCCGTGAAGCCGGGCGCTACCACCGAGCCGCCGGGCTGGTTGCTAGTGCCCGCCGCCGACATACCGCCGCCACCGAAACCGGCTTGGCTGGAAACGGCATCCGTAGTGGCTGCAGCTACAGGCTCAGCAGCGGGTGCTTCCATCGGGGTAGCAGCTGCGGCCGGAGCAGCAGCAGTCTTTTTCGGGGCAGCAGCAGCTTTTTTTGGTGCTGCCGCTGGCGTACCCCAGCTATCCGACGAGCCCCAGCCGTCATTGGATTTCTTTTTAGTCTGCGCCAGCGCAGGAGCAGTTACGAGGAAGGTGCCGACCAGCAGCAACGGTAAGGCAAAACGATTCATTAGATCTAAGATTAAAAAGTGCTGCAAGATACGGCTCCGCCTGCTGGCAGGAAACCTTCTGTGTAGATTCTTGCGAAACGCAGAGCCGGGCCAGAAGTTCCTGTCGTTACGGGAATTAACGTGCCATAGTGCGGGCCTATTGCTTTGCCGGCTTCGGGCTGGGTTTGGCGGGCGCAGCCGGTGCGGCGGGTGCCACCGCTGCCGCCGCCGGCAATGGCGCAGCCGGGTTGGTTGCGGCAGCGGTGCCAGGAGTCGCGGCCGGCTCATCGGCTTCCAGGGTGGCAGCCGGGGCGAAGGGCTGCACGGCTGCTGGCTTGGCCGGCGCGGGCTTGGCTTTAGTGGCCGACTGGGCCTGGGCCGTCAGGGCCAGCAGGCAGCCAGCCAGGGTGGGTAGTAGGGGAAAACGAACCATAACCTGACAGATGAAAGGTGGGACATTCTATAAGTTACAATTTATTTTCGCCTTTTCCTCAGCTACTTACCTCATTCCATTACACGCGAAAAGCCTGATCAGCAGATCAGGCTTTCACTGTATCGGGCGCAACGTGAGCCACGGAGGCTACGGCTTACGGCGGGTGGCCGGGGCAGTCTTTTTCTCTGAGGAAATAGACGATGCCCCGGTTGCCGCCGGCTTGGAAGCTTTCTTTTTCAGCGGCCGGCCCATGTAGTCGGTAGTGGGCGGACTGGGCATGTTCAGGCGCAGGCCCGGGGCCAGCTTCATATCTTCCTCGTCTCGCCGCCCCGACCGGTCGTAGCGGGCGTAGGCGCCGGAGCGAGCTTTGGTGCGGGTGTTGCTGGTGCGGTGGTAGCCGTTAGCCGCCTTTTTGGTGCCGCTGGGGCGGGTGGTTTTCTGGGCCTTTGCCTCCGACATCAGTAGGACGCCAAGCAAAGTGAGGCCAACAGTGAAAACAGAGACGATACGCATGGCATAATTCAGTTAGGAGACTGGCAATGAGCTACCATACGCAGACGCGGCGCGTCCGGATGTATTACCAGCTGGCAGGCTCGCTGGAGGCTACGGTGCTGTTTTCCGTGGTGCTCTTGCCCAGCGTAGTGGCAGCTTTGGCTTTCTGCTTGAGCGGGCGGCCCCAGTAGTCGGTGCTCACACGGCGGTAAGGCGCGGTGTTCATGCCGGGGGCCGCCATCACGCCCGACGACTGCATCATGGGGTCGGTGCTGGCCTGCTCCTGGTAGGCTACCTCTTTGGCGGCGGCCGTGGTCAGGTTGGCTTTCTGCTTTTTCTTGAGCGGGCGGCCCCAGTAGTCGGTGGTTGGGCGGCCGTGCAAACTCAGGCTCTGGCCGGGGGCAGTGTTCCAGCCCATCGTATAAGTAGGGGCCACCTCGGCTTCGTCGGGGGCCACGGCGGCAGGCTCGGCCAGCTCATCCAGCCACGAATCGGCGTTGGCGGGCAGCTGGCCCTGGGCGAAAGAAGTGCTGAACGAAGCAGCGACCAGAAAGGCGGAGAGGAACAGGGATTTCATAACCAGGAAAATCAAGATGGTAGGCAAACAGGAAAGGCAACCGGGCCTCAGCAGCAGAACGGGCGGCGCCCCACGTTCCGGCGGCTGGCCGCTGGTATTTGCCCTAAGACAGCAACCATACCAATTTCCTTTTCTAGGCGGAGGGCATTACCTTGTTTTTCAGAAAAACTACCTTCAGCAAACGTGTAAGCAGTTTTTAGTCAGCTATTTTTTTCTTGAAGCCGACCTTACCAGCTGCCCGGACGCTTGTTTTCCTACTCACCCGGCAACTACCTACCTTTGCACCACTATGCAGGAGAACATCACCCGGCTGCGCGCCGAAATAGACGCGTACGACCTCAGCACCCCCGAGCAGCTCGACCAGTTTCGCATTGCCTACACGGGCCGCAAAGGCCAGCTGGCCGATCTGTTCGACCAGCTGAAAACCGTACCGCAGGAGCAGCGCCGGGCCGTCGGCCAGGAGCTAAACCAGCTCAAGCAGCTGGCGCTGGCCCGTTTCGAGGGCCGCCAGCAGGAACTGGAGGCCGCCACGGCCACGGCTCCCGCAGACCCGACCTTCGACTACACGCTGCCTGCCGTGCCACAGGCGCTGGGCACGCGCCACCCGCTGAGCGTGGTGCGTGAGGAAATCGTGCGGATTCTGGCCCGCATCGGCTTCAACGTCGCTGAAGGCCCCGAAATCGAGGACGACTGGCACAACTTCACGGCCCTCAACTTCCCCGAAAACCACCCCGCCCGCGACATGCAGGACACCTTCTTCGTGCGCCGCACGCCCGGCGAGCAGGAATGGGTGCTGCGCACGCACACCAGCCCCGTGCAGGTGCGCGTGATGCAGGCGCAGAAGCCCCCGATCCGGAGCATCATGCCGGGCCGCGTGTACCGCAACGAAGCCATTTCGGCCCGCGCCCACATGATGTTCCATCAGGTGGAGGCGCTGTTCGTGGATGAAAACGTAAGCTTTGCCGACCTCAAGCAGACCGTGTACCACTTCGTGCAGGAGCTGTTCGGCAGCGACGTACAGGTGCGCTTCCGGCCGTCCTTCTTCCCCTTCACCGAGCCCAGCGCCGAAATCGACATCACCTGCCTGATCTGCAAAGGCAAGGGCTGCAACATCTGCAAGCAGACCGGCTGGGTGGAAATCGGGGGCTGCGGCATGGTCGATCCGGCGGTGCTGGAGCAGTCCGGCATCGACCCGGAACGCTACTCCGGCTACGCCTGGGGCATGGGCATCGAGCGGATTACCATGCTCAAGTACCAGATCAAGGACCTGCGCCTGTTCACGGAAAACGACCTGCGCTTCCTGCGGCAGTTCGAGAGCGTGCAATAAGCCCCGCTCGCAACCCGACTGCAGACTACAAGCAGCATTCTGCCGTTGTGATGACGGGACACGTACCGAAGGCCGTATAAGCGCCTACGTTACGGTTCCGCCGCCACAGCGGCAGTTGCCGTTTGGTGGCACTTGCTTAGCCGTTCGGCCAGCTTTATCTACACTTGTTCTCATGAACCCAGCCCACCTCCTTTCTCCTGCCGGATATTTGCCGCGTTGGCGCGCCCTTGCAGGGCTGCTGGCCTTTGTGGGGCCCCTCATGCTGGCTTCCTGTGATTCGGGCTCCAACGCAGTGGAGCCCCAGATTCCGCTGGTGGCCTTCAACACGCCCATCAACCTCACCAACCAGGAGTACGTGGCCCTGCGCGCCGACAACGGGGCCGCCTACGTGGCCGGCGGCGTGCGCGGCCTGATTGTGGTACGCCAGAACGCCAGCACCTACGCGGCTTTCGAGCGCAACTGCCCCTACCGCGCCAACGACACCTGCGCCCGGGTCCGCATCGATGCGTCGCGGCTGTTTCTGCGGGACGCCTGCTGCGCCTCCCAGTTCGACCTGCTGGGTCGCCCGCAGGCCGGGCCGGCCACCCGTTCGTTGCGCCAGTACACAACTTCTTTGTCCGGTAGCATCCTGACAATCACTAACTAGCCGCAAAGCGCAATTTTTTTTTAGGCCAATGCTTGCACAAACTTTCAAATTGGGGTAATATTGCACCAGCAACGGCAAAAAAAGCCGCCATAACCGCTTCCTTAGCTCAGCCGGTTAGAGCATCTGACTGTTAATCAGAGGGTCCCTGGTTCGAGCCCAGGAGGGAGCGCCAAGAAAACAAAAAGAGCCTATCGTATTCCGATAGGCTCTTTTTGTTTTCCGGGCATGTGTGCCTGATAAACAGGCGCTGGCAGCGCCTTACTCGCGGGCCGTGGAGCGGCGCGGGAACAGCTCCGACTTCAGCACTACGCTTTGCGTGGGCAGGATGGGGCGCTTCTTCTCAATAGCGCGCAGCAAGATGGTGGCAGCTTCGCGGCCGATTTCGTAGGCGGGCTGGGTGATGGTGGTGAGGGCCGGATTGAGCAGCGCGGCTACCCCCAGATTGGAAAAGCCAATAACCTTCAGGTCGGCAGGAATGGTGAGGTTCAGCGTCTGGCAGGCCAGGTAGGTGCTGATGGCCAGACGCTCGACGGATGCGAATACGCCGTCTATTTCGGGGCGGGCACGCAGCAGGTTGGCAATCAGGGCCGTGTTGTGGTCGTCGTCGCCTTCGCCGCTGAGCACCAGGGTATCGTCGAAGGGCAGGCCGGCTTCCTGCAGCGCCGCCTGGTAGCCCTGCATGCGCATGCGCCCGATAGAAAGGTTGCCCGATACCAGCAGATGCGCCACATGGCGGCAGCCGGCTTCCAGCAGGTGCCGGGTGGCCTGGTAGCCGCTTTCGTAGTCGTTGGTGGTGACGTGGGCGGTCTGCAGCGCGTCGCAGACCCGGTCGAAGAAGACGATGGCGGGCTTGCTGGCGTGCAGCTTCTGCAGATGCCCAAACTCCTGGCTGCCGCTGGCCACCGACATCAGCAGCCCATCCACGCGCCCGCCGGTGAGGTACTGCGTGATGGCTACTTCCCGCTCGAAATCCTCGTGCGTGAGGTAAATGAGGACGTGGTAATCGTTTTGGCGGGCCACTTCCTCAATACCATTAATAGCCAGCGAGAAGAAATGGTTGTTCACTTCCGGAATCACGACCCCAATGGTCTTGCTGATGTTGCGCCGCAGGCTGCTGGCGTATTCATTGGGGCGGTAGTCCAGCTCGGCGGCCAGGGCCCGCACCCGCTCCTTGGTCTGTGGCGACACTTCGTAGCTGTCCTGCAGGGCACGCGATACGGTGGCAATGGACAGGTTCAGCTCCTGGGCGAGCCGTTTCAGGTTGACGGGGTTCATGCAGGAAACTAAACCAGGCGAAAAAGAACGCGGATGCAGCGCGAGCCGAAAGGCTGTGCCGGGTAAATCTAACGCATTTCACGTAATGCCCCGCTGCTGCGGAGCACGCCGGGCTACCGGCCAAACGCGGCTGGCAGAACGGGTTGAGATGCCGGTCGGCGGGCTGCCCGGAGTGCTGGAGGCGTAATTTGATGTAAACGTTTGCGTAGATAAACCCGCATTCGGCGTGCCGCATCGCTGCTAAATGTACTGTACTTAGCAGAGCGAAGGCTGATGAGTGACCACTAACTTCGTCTTGTTTGCTCGCTCTTCCAACTGCTGAAAACAGCTTCTGCCTTGTCTCTGGCAGGGCCTTGAGCGGCTTACAGGCTGCGCTCCGGCTTCCGTTCTCCGATTTGCCACACCTCAATTCCCACTTGTATGACTCGTTCTTTACTTGCCTTTCCGCTCCGCTGGGCTGCCACACCGCTAGCGCTACTACCAGCTCTGGCATTGGCGCTGCCGGCCGGCCCGGCCTACGCGGCCGTGGTACGGCCCACCGCTCCGGTGGCCGATATCACCGTAAAAGGGCGAATTCTGGATGAACGGGGCGCGGGCCTGCCCGGCGTGAACGTGGTAGTAAAAGGCACTTCCAACGGTACCCAGACCGACGCCGACGGCCGCTACTCCATCACGGCCGCCGAGGATGCCACGCTGGTGTTCAGCTTCATTGGCTACCTGCCGCAGGAAGTGGCGGTAGGCGGCCGCACCTCCGTGAACGTTTCGCTGGCACCCGACAACAAGACGCTAAGCGAAGTGGTGGTGGTGGGCTACGGCGTGCAGGAGAAAAAGCTGCTTACCACATCCATTGCCTCGGTTTCGGCCAAGGATGTGGAGCTGATTCCGGTGGCCTCGCCGTCGGAAGCGCTGGTGGGTTTGGTGGCCGGGGCGCAGATTACGGAGCCGTCGGGCGAGCCGGGCGCGGGCGCCGTGATTCGTATCCGGGGGCTGGGCTCGATTTCGGCCGGCAACTCGCCGCTGTACGTGGTGGACGGTTACCCGCTCAACAGCGCCGACAACTACAACCAGATTCCGCCCGGCGACATCCAGAGCATCCAGATTCTGAAAGACGCGGCGGCCTGCGCCATTTACGGCTCGCGCGGCGGCAACGGCATCGTCATCGTGACTACCAAGCGCGGGCAGGCCGGCAAAACGCGCTTCAGCTTCAATGCCAACACCGGCATTCAGCAGGTGGCCAAAACCGTGGACGTGCTCAACCGCGACCAGTACCTGGACTACCTCAAGGAGTCGTTTACGAACGGCGGCCGCGTGATTCCGGCGGCCCTGCAGGCAGACCCCAACACCCTGGCCGATACCGACTGGCAGGATGAGATTTTCCGGACCGGCGTGCAGCAGAACTACCAGCTGTCAGCGTCGGGCGGGGCGGAGAAAAGCCGGTTCTACATTTCGGGCGGCTACTTCAAGCAAACGGGCATCGTGAAGGGCACCGGTTTCGAGCGGTTTTCGCTGCGGGCCAACTATGACGCGCAGCTAAGCAACAAGCTGAAAATCGGGCTGAACCTGGCGCCTTCGTTTGCCCGCACCGACGTGCGGCCGATTTCGGGCAGCTACAATGGCGGCAACATCACGGGCGGCGGCCCGGGCGGCGAAACGGCCGCCGTGACGACGGCCCTGATTCTGGCGCCCGTGGTGCCGGCCCGCCTCGGCAACGGCGACTACGGCCTGATCAGCAATGCCTTCCCGGCCAACACCATCACCATCAGCGACCTGCTGAACCCGATTGCGCCGCTGGACCTCTACCAGGACCGCGCCAACGCCGTGCGGGCGCTGGGCAGCACCTTTCTCGATTTTGAGGTGATAAAGGGCCTGAACCTGCGCACCAACTTCGGGGCCGAGCTGCTGGCCAACCGCCGCGGCATCTACGTGCCGGCCACGCTGCCCACCAACAACTCGCGCAGCGCCAACCTCTCGAATCCGGTGCTCAACAACATCGACGCGCGGCAGCTCAACAACACCAACTACAACTGGGTGTGGGAAAATACGGCCACCTACAACCGTACGCTGGGCCTCGACCACAACGTGACGCTGCTGGCTGGCTACGCAGCCCAGTACAACATCAACGAAAGCAGCAACGTGCTGGGGCAGACCGGCACTTACACCAACACGTCGGTGGAATACGTGACCGGCGCGGGCCAGATTTTCGGCGGCGCCGGCTACTCGGCCAACTCGCTGAGCTCGGTGTTTGGCCGCGTGGATTATGCCTTTAAGGAGCGCTACATTCTGACGGCGGCCCTGCGCACCGATGGCTCGTCGCGCTTCGGGCCCGACAACCGCTACGCCACGTTCCCGTCGGTGGCGGCGGCCTGGCGGGTGGGCGAGGAAGCCTTCGTCAAGGCCATTCCAGCCATCAGTGAGCTGAAGCTGCGCGCCAGCTACGGCGTGACCGGAAACAACAACATCGGCGACTACTCTTACCAGAGCTACCAGCAGAGCGCCAACTACGTGTTCGGCACCAACACCGGCACCCGCGCCTTCGGGTTTGCGCCCAACGGCGTGGCCCTGCGCGACCTCACCTGGGAAACCAACACCCAGTTTGATGCCGGCCTCGACGTGGGTTTGTTCGGCGACCGGCTATACCTGACGGTGGCCGCCTACCAGCGCAACACCACCGACCTGCTGCTCAATCGCAACATTCCGGCCGTCATCGGCTACTCCACGCGGGCCTTGGCTAACGTGGGCGAGGTGCGCAACCGCGGCGTGGAATTCCAGCTGAACACGGCCAACTTCGTGGGCAGTGACTTCACCTGGAACACGGCCGCCAACCTGTCGTTCAACCGCAACCAGGTGATGGCGCTGGCCGGCGAAAACGACCAGCTGCTCTACGACGCGGTGTTTGGCTACACCAGCTCCATCCGGGTGGTGCCGGGCCAGCCGCTGGGCCTGTTCTACGGCTACGAGCAGATTGGCGTGTACCGCGACCAGGCCGACGTGGACAGCAGCCCCAAGTTCGGGACCGGGGCCACCGTGCCCGGCGACATCAAGTACGCCGACAAGAACGGCGACGGGGTGATTAATGCTGGCGACATCGACGTTATCGGCAATCCGTTCCCAGACTTCACTTTTGGCCTGCAGAACACCTTCGGCTACAAGCGCCTGTCGCTAGCCGTGACGCTGCAGGGCTCACAGGGCAACGACGTTCTGTATGGCGGCGACCGGTATGTAAACAACTTCCCCGGCCAGGCCAACGCCCGCACCAACGTGCTGGACCGCTGGCGCTCGGCCGACAACCCCGGCAACGGCATGGAGCCCCGCGCCACCTCCAGCCCGTCACCGTCTATTCGGGAGTTCAGCTCGCGATTCGTGCACGACGCCTCGTTTCTGCGCGTGCGCAACGTGACGGTGCGCTACAACATTCCGACGGAATGGGCTAAGCGCGGCGGCCTGCAGAGCGCCGGCATTTACGTGGCCGCGCAGAACCTGTACACCTTCACCAAGTACTTCGGCTACAACCCCGAGGCCAATAACTTCGGCAACACCACGCAGCCCACCTACGGCGTCGACCAAGGCTCCTACCCCATGGCCCGCACCATCACGCTGGGCGTAAACGTCGGCTTTTGATTGAGTTGTCAGTTGCTGATTGTCAGTTGTCAGACAGGAATTTCAGCAAGAGCCTGACTAACAACTGACAACCGGCAACTGACAACTCCGCTTCCTCCCTCCAAAATCTCCCACCATGACTTTCAAGAAACTACTCACCAGAGCAGGCTGCGCGGCGTTGCTGGGGACCACCCTGCTGGGCACCACTGCCTGCGACAAGGAATTCATCGACCTCAACGACCCCACCCGCATCCCCACCACCGAGGGCTACAACGACTCGCTCAGCCTTGTGACGGGCGTATCGGCGGCGTATGCAGGCCTACAGGACATCTATGGCAAGGCAGGCTCCAACAACGGGCTATTCGTGTTTGCCGAAGTGCCTTCCGACAACAGCACGTCGGTTATTTCGGGGCAGAACATCAATG from Hymenobacter canadensis harbors:
- the pheS gene encoding phenylalanine--tRNA ligase subunit alpha, yielding MQENITRLRAEIDAYDLSTPEQLDQFRIAYTGRKGQLADLFDQLKTVPQEQRRAVGQELNQLKQLALARFEGRQQELEAATATAPADPTFDYTLPAVPQALGTRHPLSVVREEIVRILARIGFNVAEGPEIEDDWHNFTALNFPENHPARDMQDTFFVRRTPGEQEWVLRTHTSPVQVRVMQAQKPPIRSIMPGRVYRNEAISARAHMMFHQVEALFVDENVSFADLKQTVYHFVQELFGSDVQVRFRPSFFPFTEPSAEIDITCLICKGKGCNICKQTGWVEIGGCGMVDPAVLEQSGIDPERYSGYAWGMGIERITMLKYQIKDLRLFTENDLRFLRQFESVQ
- a CDS encoding LacI family DNA-binding transcriptional regulator, producing the protein MNPVNLKRLAQELNLSIATVSRALQDSYEVSPQTKERVRALAAELDYRPNEYASSLRRNISKTIGVVIPEVNNHFFSLAINGIEEVARQNDYHVLIYLTHEDFEREVAITQYLTGGRVDGLLMSVASGSQEFGHLQKLHASKPAIVFFDRVCDALQTAHVTTNDYESGYQATRHLLEAGCRHVAHLLVSGNLSIGRMRMQGYQAALQEAGLPFDDTLVLSGEGDDDHNTALIANLLRARPEIDGVFASVERLAISTYLACQTLNLTIPADLKVIGFSNLGVAALLNPALTTITQPAYEIGREAATILLRAIEKKRPILPTQSVVLKSELFPRRSTARE
- a CDS encoding SusC/RagA family TonB-linked outer membrane protein, whose amino-acid sequence is MTRSLLAFPLRWAATPLALLPALALALPAGPAYAAVVRPTAPVADITVKGRILDERGAGLPGVNVVVKGTSNGTQTDADGRYSITAAEDATLVFSFIGYLPQEVAVGGRTSVNVSLAPDNKTLSEVVVVGYGVQEKKLLTTSIASVSAKDVELIPVASPSEALVGLVAGAQITEPSGEPGAGAVIRIRGLGSISAGNSPLYVVDGYPLNSADNYNQIPPGDIQSIQILKDAAACAIYGSRGGNGIVIVTTKRGQAGKTRFSFNANTGIQQVAKTVDVLNRDQYLDYLKESFTNGGRVIPAALQADPNTLADTDWQDEIFRTGVQQNYQLSASGGAEKSRFYISGGYFKQTGIVKGTGFERFSLRANYDAQLSNKLKIGLNLAPSFARTDVRPISGSYNGGNITGGGPGGETAAVTTALILAPVVPARLGNGDYGLISNAFPANTITISDLLNPIAPLDLYQDRANAVRALGSTFLDFEVIKGLNLRTNFGAELLANRRGIYVPATLPTNNSRSANLSNPVLNNIDARQLNNTNYNWVWENTATYNRTLGLDHNVTLLAGYAAQYNINESSNVLGQTGTYTNTSVEYVTGAGQIFGGAGYSANSLSSVFGRVDYAFKERYILTAALRTDGSSRFGPDNRYATFPSVAAAWRVGEEAFVKAIPAISELKLRASYGVTGNNNIGDYSYQSYQQSANYVFGTNTGTRAFGFAPNGVALRDLTWETNTQFDAGLDVGLFGDRLYLTVAAYQRNTTDLLLNRNIPAVIGYSTRALANVGEVRNRGVEFQLNTANFVGSDFTWNTAANLSFNRNQVMALAGENDQLLYDAVFGYTSSIRVVPGQPLGLFYGYEQIGVYRDQADVDSSPKFGTGATVPGDIKYADKNGDGVINAGDIDVIGNPFPDFTFGLQNTFGYKRLSLAVTLQGSQGNDVLYGGDRYVNNFPGQANARTNVLDRWRSADNPGNGMEPRATSSPSPSIREFSSRFVHDASFLRVRNVTVRYNIPTEWAKRGGLQSAGIYVAAQNLYTFTKYFGYNPEANNFGNTTQPTYGVDQGSYPMARTITLGVNVGF